A window of Cryptomeria japonica chromosome 3, Sugi_1.0, whole genome shotgun sequence contains these coding sequences:
- the LOC131058508 gene encoding glucan endo-1,3-beta-glucosidase-like, whose product MAARVGVCYGMLGNLPSPREVVELLKRHNIGKVRIFEAHHEALRALENTGIEVIVGVRNEELEKIAGNQAAANGWVKDNVGAFYPAANIKYISVGNEVLHYGNEKYVSYLVPAMRNIQTAVRNANLHKDIRVSTTHASSVLGNSYPPSQGEFRNDLKSTLRPLLNLLAENGSPFMANVYPYFSYAGNKAHISLDYALFKPSAPVVHDEGREYRNLFDAMVDALIAACERAGHPDLPLLVTESGWPSAGDDHDHEARAATVDNARVYNNNLIRHVSSNQGTPRRPGKPIHTYVFSLFNENLKPGPEIGRHFGLFYPNKNPVYPVNFTPY is encoded by the exons ATGGCGGCCAGAG TTGGAGTGTGTTATGGAATGTTAGGGAATCTGCCCAGCCCGCGCGAGGTCGTAGAGTTGTTAAAGCGCCACAACATCGGAAAAGTGAGGATTTTCGAGGCACATCACGAAGCTCTGAGAGCCCTGGAAAACACAGGCATAGAAGTAATAGTGGGAGTGAGGAACGAGGAGCTTGAGAAGATAGCAGGCAACCAGGCGGCAGCCAACGGATGGGTGAAGGACAACGTTGGCGCCTTCTACCCGGCGGCCAACATCAAATACATTTCAGTGGGAAACGAGGTGTTGCATTACGGAAACGAGAAATATGTCTCATATCTCGTCCCTGCAATGCGAAACATTCAGACCGCAGTCCGCAACGCCAATCTGCACAAGGATATAAGGGTGTCCACCACCCACGCCTCATCTGTGCTGGGGAATTCTTATCCGCCTTCGCAGGGAGAGTTCCGCAACGATCTCAAGAGCACACTCCGCCCCCTGCTGAACTTGTTGGCTGAGAACGGGTCTCCATTCATGGCGAATGTGTACCCTTATTTCAGCTATGCCGGCAACAAGGCCCACATATCCCTAGACTATGCGCTCTTCAAGCCCTCTGCCCCGGTGGTCCACGACGAAGGTCGTGAATACAGGAACTTGTTCGATGCCATGGTGGACGCTCTCATTGCCGCGTGTGAGAGAGCGGGACATCCAGACCTACCACTGCTCGTTACAGAGAGTGGGTGGCCCTCTGCGGGAGATGATCATGATCATGAGGCCCGGGCGGCCACCGTGGACAACGCCAGGGTCTACAATAACAACCTCATCAGGCACGTCTCCTCCAACCAGGGAACGCCCAGGAGACCTGGAAAGCCCATCCACACCTACGTTTTCTCCTTGTTCAACGAGAATTTGAAGCCCGGACCAGAGATCGGGCGCCATTTCGGCCTCTTCTATCCCAATAAAAATCCAGTTTACCCCGTCAACTTCACTCCCTACTAG